The DNA region GCTGTTAGCTGTTGCCACCCTACTGATGGCTGACCAGTTAGCTGGAGCTGCCGCCCTACTGATGGCTGACCAGTTAGCCATCTAGTTAGATGGAGCTGCCGCCCTACTGATGGCTGACCAGTTAGCCATCTAGTTAGATGGAGCTGCCGCCCTACTGATGGCTGACCAGTTAGCCATCTAGTTAGCTGGAGCTGCCGCCCTACTGATGGCTGACCAGTTAGCCATCTAGTTAGATGGAGCTGCCGCCCTACTGATGGCTGACCAGTTAGCTGGAGCTGCCACCCTACTGATGGCTGACCAGTTAGCTGGAGCTGCCGCCCTACTGATGGCTGACCAGTTAGCTGGAGCTGCCGCCCTACTGATGGCTGACCAGTTAGCTGGAGCTGCCGCCCTACTGATGGCTGACCAGTTAGCTGGAGCTGCCGCCCTACTGATGGCTGACCAGTTAGCTGGAGCTGCCGCCCTACTGATGGCTGACCAGTTAGCTGGAGCTGCCGCCCTACTGATGGCTGACCAGTTACCCATCTAGTTAGATGGAGCTGCCGCCCTACTGATGGCTGACCAGTTAGCCATCTAGTGCCGCCCTACTGATGGCTGACCAGTTACCCATCTAGTTAGATGGAGCTGCCGCCCTACTGATGGCTGACCAGTTAGCCATCTAGTTAGATGGAGCTGCCACCCTACTGATGGCTGACCAGTTAGCCATCTAAGTTAGCATGGCTCTTGTTGTTAGAGCTAACTAGCTAAACTATTGCTAGCTACAAAGGCTAAACACAAATGTTTGACACCGAGATATTAACTCGCCGACAGACTGATCTCGTCAACCTACCAGTGCTGTTATGCTCGTCCTACACTGCCGTTTTTGTGACAATGTTGTGTAATTGTGCGATGCAGGGCTCCCTTACAAAAGAGAAACTGTGTCCCAATGGGACTCTGCTAAAATGAAGGTACATTAAAATACAACCGTTAGCAGTGTGGTAGCTAACGTAGTTTTATTAGATGGAGTTGCCGTGACTAGTTTAGCTAACATCTTCATGTTACAATGCCCGTCCAGTAGCTTTAATTTTAGCCAAAAAGTTTGCTCCATCTAATGCATAACATTAACTGTTAGACTGTAGCTTTTAAGCTGGGCCCGAGAAATTGAGAaactgcttctatctcaaggccatcagactgttaaacggccatcactaacattgagaggTTGCCCACATTGAGACTCAAATCACGGTTCATTTTAAATGTCActctaatgtttacatatcttacattactcatatcacctgtatatactgtattttataccatctactgcatcttgcctatgccactcggtCCATCGCTTATCCATacttgtatgtacatattctcgttcacccctttagatgtgtgtattaggtagttgtcaaattgttagatattactgcactgtcggaactagaagcacaagcatttccctacactcgcattaacatctgctaaccatgtgttatATCACCTATAAactgtgatttttattttatttgatataaaCAATGTAGCTATTGTCTCTGAAATGCACCCGTTCCCCACTGTTTTTTTCAGGAAGGAGTGAAGACTGAAAACGACCACATCAACCTTAAGGTTGCAGGTCAAGATGGGTCAGTAGTCCAGTTCAAAATTAAAAGGCACACTCCGCTCAGCAAGCTGATGAAGGCGTACTGCGAAAGACAGGTGAGGCTGTCCTTAAAGTTTACAttcattggtccttctgtagctcagttggtagagcatggcgcttgtaacgccagggtagtgggttcgattcccgggaccacccatacgtagaatgtatgcacacatgactgtaagtcgctttggataaaagcgtctgctaaatggcatatattattatattatctgtctACTTTTCTGCTCGTATAAGACAATGTTAAGCTTTGAGGCTGATTGTACAACCTTACAGGGCAACTCCTGACCACAGTAACTTGCTAGATGAGCCTGACATTGTTTTCTCTCCCCTCATATTTTATTTCAGGGTTTGTCAATTAGACAGATACGGTTTAGGTTTGACGGACAGCCAATCAACGAGACCGACACACCTGCACAGGTCGGTGACACTCACTTTCGGTGTAGTCCTCTGTAATGCAAAAGATTCAGACGAAGTTATAACGTGTACATATGGAGTTACAAGTACACTGACCATTCTATGTATTTGTGTTGGCAGCTTGAGATGGAAGACGAGGATACTATTGATGTATTTCAACAACAGACCGGAGGAGGCTCCTTCCTCTCAGAGGCTTCTCTTAAAGGTGTATGGACCCTCTGAGGCGCCTCCCCCCTCTGAGGACAGAAACACAGTTGATGAGCAGCAACTTTTTTTTATTAAATAATGGTCCCACTTTTTTTTTGTGATTGATCTGCTCGTAGCCATGGTCTTATTCTTTTCAAGCTGGATTTCATgccaccaatccacaaatgtcttgtttatATTCATATTGAGGATGGACTATAAACTGCTTGTTTTGGAGAATATGTGTTTGTTTCACACATGAGACAATGGGGATGTGGGGGGGGGTTCAACTCATTCAGGttttgtcccaaatagcaccctattcctctTATAGTGCTCTACACTaaacaaagtagtgcactatagggtgccatttgggacacatctaCCATATGTTGAGGGACTTAGTGTTGAACAGGTCTCATAATATGCAaaaattttatttttttgtctgCTGTTTTTAAGTACATTTTGCAAAATATGCAGTCCAAGTGATTAATTGTAATTTTAAACCTGTACAGTGTGTTGAAGGAATATTGGTGAATGGGGTGCTCTACTGCTGGTGCCATTTAGATTGAATTGCTTTGTGTCTCTGGAACAAAGGCTTTACTAAAGTGAACAGAAACATCTATGATTGAAAAGCGTTTCAGGTCTATTTTCAACATCGCTTGAAAGAATGCAAATGACCTTTCACATGTCTGTTTGGTTTCTACCCCCCCCTCACCCCTTCCACACATATTTAAGGGAAGTAGTTGAGCTCCTGGTTTTAGCCCATCCCTCAATCAATATTTTGTGACAAAATAAAAGGGAATCCACAATAACTTCAACATTTGACCTTTTTTGTTTCTAATCAGACTTGATGAATCTTCCCACCTGCCTTCAGACTGTGGTGGACTTGAGTAGGCAGCACGGGTCCACTAGTCCTTATGTTGCTCTAATGATTTGTACATTGTCTTTTACTACTGTATACAATAAATATAGTTTGGTACTCAGCTACCTTGTTTGTTCCTTTTGGCTGTTGTATGAGTGCTGCTGTCTTCCTAGGCCACTTTAGGACATTTCAAACCGTACATCTTATCAAATAGGAAAAAGCACATGGATGGTAATTAACTGTTTGGTCATTCACTTCACACAGAGCAAGTTGAGCAAATCTGTTCTGAGACAGCTGTTTGTGAAGCTACAGTACTTCCAGCAAGGGGTGCTGTCACCTGTTAGTGTTTATTCTTGAGCATTTTCTGGAggctgtatttaactaggcaagtctgttaagaacccATTCTTAACAGCCTACCATCAAAACCTGTCTAGAAATGACGGTAAGTCGTAGCCATAAATTAAAGGAAGCTTAGCTATTATTTCACAAAAATAATCAGCGTTTCAATGACCGTGGACAGTGAAACCCTACACTTTTTCAATACCTGCAGGAATTCTCTTGATTTTACTTGTTACATCGTCAAATGCAATAAGACCTGAGTAGGTAGAAACTCATTCACTTCAATACGACCCCCTGATTAGGTAGAAACTCATTCCCTCTACAGAGAGAAGC from Oncorhynchus gorbuscha isolate QuinsamMale2020 ecotype Even-year unplaced genomic scaffold, OgorEven_v1.0 Un_scaffold_4246, whole genome shotgun sequence includes:
- the LOC124028475 gene encoding small ubiquitin-related modifier 3-like → MSEEKPKEGVKTENDHINLKVAGQDGSVVQFKIKRHTPLSKLMKAYCERQGLSIRQIRFRFDGQPINETDTPAQLEMEDEDTIDVFQQQTGGGSFLSEASLKGVWTL